The Herbaspirillum sp. RTI4 genome has a segment encoding these proteins:
- a CDS encoding SAM-dependent methyltransferase: MSKSTNKTKTKVPEAAVLPPEIRPGQSLELLKELHILTRDGKLNQDSRRKLKQVYHLYQFIEPLLQEIRLDHPDVQLVDHGAGKSYLGFILYDLFFKTLDSGSRIFGIETREELVQQSRQLATRLGFPGMEFLNLSVAQSTTSDLLPAHIDIVTALHACDTATDDAIHFALQKQAKFMVLVPCCQAEVAKALNLNKGKALQQSSLTELWRHPLHTREFGSQLTNVLRCLQLEAHGYQVSVTELVGWEHSMKNELIIARYKDLPRQRPAERLQEVLRSVGLESMSTRFFSAL, encoded by the coding sequence ATGTCTAAAAGTACAAACAAAACCAAAACCAAGGTGCCGGAAGCGGCGGTGCTGCCGCCCGAAATCCGCCCCGGTCAGTCGCTGGAATTACTCAAGGAATTGCACATCCTGACGCGCGACGGCAAGCTCAATCAGGACAGCCGTCGCAAGCTCAAGCAGGTGTACCACCTCTATCAGTTCATCGAGCCGCTGCTGCAAGAGATTCGCCTCGATCATCCCGACGTGCAGCTGGTCGACCACGGTGCGGGCAAGTCTTATCTGGGCTTCATCCTGTACGACCTGTTTTTCAAAACGCTCGATAGCGGCTCACGCATTTTCGGCATAGAAACGCGCGAAGAGCTGGTGCAGCAATCGCGACAACTGGCGACCCGGCTCGGGTTTCCGGGCATGGAATTTCTTAATTTGTCGGTAGCGCAATCGACCACGTCGGACTTGTTGCCGGCGCACATCGATATCGTGACCGCCTTGCATGCCTGCGATACGGCGACCGATGACGCCATCCACTTTGCCCTGCAAAAACAGGCCAAATTCATGGTGCTGGTGCCTTGCTGTCAGGCCGAAGTGGCCAAAGCCTTGAATCTGAACAAGGGCAAGGCCTTGCAGCAGTCTTCGCTCACTGAACTGTGGCGGCATCCGCTGCATACCCGCGAATTTGGCAGCCAGCTGACCAATGTCTTGCGCTGCCTGCAACTGGAAGCGCACGGGTATCAGGTCAGCGTAACGGAACTGGTGGGCTGGGAGCATTCGATGAAAAACGAGCTGATCATTGCCCGTTACAAGGATTTGCCGCGACAACGGCCAGCCGAACGCTTGCAGGAAGTGTTGCGCAGCGTGGGACTGGAGAGCATGTCGACCCGTTTTTTCAGCGCGCTGTAA
- the ychF gene encoding redox-regulated ATPase YchF yields MSLKCGIVGLPNVGKSTLFNALTKAGIPAENYPFCTIEPNNGIVEVPDPRLTALAEIVKPERIQRATVEFVDIAGLVAGASKGEGLGNQFLAHIRETDAIVNVVRCFEDPNVIHVSGRIDPLDDIAVIQTELALADLAALEKAIHRESKKARAGDKDAVKLLAIMERIMPFLNDAKPVRAAGLDAEEMELIKPLYLITAKPAMFVGNVADDGFENNPLLDQLTAYAKAQNAPVVAICAAMEAEIADLDDADKGAFLADMGLEEPGLDRLIRAAYTLLGLQTYFTAGVKEVRAWTVHVGATGPQAAGVIHTDFERGFIRAQTIAYEDFIHFKGEAGAKEAGKMRSEGKEYIVKNGDVMNFLFNV; encoded by the coding sequence ATGAGTCTCAAATGCGGCATTGTCGGCTTGCCCAACGTTGGTAAGTCCACCCTTTTCAATGCACTAACCAAGGCCGGCATCCCTGCCGAAAACTATCCCTTCTGCACCATTGAGCCGAACAACGGCATCGTCGAGGTGCCAGATCCGCGGCTGACCGCGCTGGCCGAGATCGTCAAGCCAGAGCGTATCCAGCGCGCCACGGTGGAATTCGTCGATATCGCCGGGCTGGTGGCCGGTGCTTCCAAGGGCGAAGGACTGGGCAACCAGTTTCTGGCGCATATCCGCGAAACCGACGCTATCGTCAACGTGGTGCGTTGCTTTGAAGATCCGAACGTGATTCACGTTTCCGGCCGCATCGATCCGCTGGACGATATCGCCGTGATTCAGACCGAACTGGCATTGGCCGATCTGGCCGCGCTGGAAAAAGCCATCCATCGCGAAAGCAAAAAAGCACGCGCCGGCGACAAGGATGCCGTCAAGCTGCTGGCCATCATGGAACGCATCATGCCTTTCCTCAACGATGCCAAACCGGTGCGCGCCGCCGGTCTGGATGCCGAAGAGATGGAACTGATTAAACCGCTCTACCTGATTACCGCCAAGCCCGCGATGTTTGTCGGCAATGTGGCCGACGATGGTTTTGAAAACAATCCCCTGCTCGATCAGCTGACCGCCTACGCCAAAGCGCAAAATGCGCCGGTCGTCGCCATCTGCGCGGCAATGGAAGCCGAAATTGCCGATCTGGACGACGCCGACAAGGGCGCTTTCCTGGCCGACATGGGTCTGGAAGAGCCGGGGCTGGATCGCCTGATCCGCGCTGCCTACACACTGCTGGGCCTGCAAACCTACTTCACCGCTGGCGTCAAGGAAGTGCGCGCCTGGACCGTCCACGTGGGCGCGACCGGCCCGCAAGCTGCCGGTGTGATCCACACCGACTTTGAACGCGGCTTTATCCGCGCCCAGACCATTGCTTACGAAGATTTCATCCATTTCAAGGGCGAAGCGGGTGCGAAAGAAGCCGGCAAGATGCGTTCTGAAGGCAAGGAATACATCGTCAAAAATGGCGATGTGATGAATTTCCTGTTCAATGTCTAA
- a CDS encoding DUF1120 domain-containing protein, producing MKTASAKSIIMQCLASALLGMVATATHAAMTAPWKMTGALKATVCQIELQNDGLVDFGEILRGQLSPSASVGVDAKPFSATVQCDSPTLVALKITDNRPASSKPNRGMNFQFKQPGSGALAINLAPIKFFSLGSTSGQPIAALAIRMNKVSVTDATGTLTSSHLMTGPARDSLTSRPYVDTSSGHLIAPSNNTVLISGTRFVFPMELAASIEKGGNVPSNADIELKGSAIVEVIYL from the coding sequence ATGAAAACAGCTTCTGCGAAATCAATAATAATGCAGTGTCTGGCAAGCGCCCTCCTGGGGATGGTGGCTACCGCGACGCACGCCGCCATGACGGCGCCGTGGAAAATGACGGGAGCACTCAAAGCGACCGTTTGCCAGATTGAGCTGCAAAATGATGGTCTTGTCGATTTCGGTGAAATTTTGCGTGGCCAACTCAGCCCATCGGCCTCCGTCGGAGTGGATGCCAAACCCTTTTCCGCCACGGTTCAGTGCGACAGCCCGACGCTGGTGGCGCTCAAAATAACGGACAACCGGCCTGCGTCGAGCAAGCCCAACCGTGGGATGAATTTTCAATTCAAGCAGCCTGGTTCAGGCGCACTCGCCATAAATCTTGCCCCGATCAAGTTTTTTTCACTAGGCTCCACGAGTGGACAACCCATCGCGGCCCTGGCGATTCGCATGAACAAAGTGTCGGTCACCGATGCCACCGGCACCCTTACCAGTTCCCACCTCATGACGGGCCCGGCAAGAGATTCCCTCACTAGCAGGCCCTATGTGGACACCTCCTCTGGCCACCTGATCGCCCCCTCGAACAATACCGTGCTGATAAGCGGCACGCGCTTCGTCTTCCCAATGGAGTTGGCTGCGTCCATCGAAAAAGGGGGCAACGTCCCCAGCAACGCCGATATTGAACTCAAGGGCAGTGCGATCGTCGAGGTCATTTACCTCTGA
- a CDS encoding DUF1120 domain-containing protein: MNNIQKLGGFAFLLGLAGYAGAATPASSALNLSAKITMPACDANIVSEVDYGVIPRGSLNPGEANYLSEKAITLEVSCNMDTLIWVKVTDDNPGTDMKPDTPLPTQVMGSTLITLPSESLLGLGRFAPNVSIGAYALQFEKPTVTKNDGTSVDAYLDVTDTVAACASACGYLNEKFFDSRKPYITTTTGGGTSWSNAAGKEFSFPIKVLTTLNEGALLAGTDDVELEGRTTMEIHYL; the protein is encoded by the coding sequence ATGAACAACATTCAAAAACTCGGCGGATTCGCTTTTCTGCTGGGTCTCGCCGGGTACGCTGGCGCAGCAACCCCTGCCAGCTCCGCTCTCAATCTGAGCGCCAAGATCACGATGCCCGCGTGTGATGCGAATATCGTCAGCGAGGTTGATTACGGCGTTATTCCGCGCGGCAGCCTGAATCCGGGTGAGGCTAATTATCTGAGCGAGAAAGCCATTACGCTGGAAGTCAGCTGCAATATGGACACTCTTATCTGGGTCAAGGTGACCGATGACAACCCGGGCACGGACATGAAACCGGACACCCCATTGCCCACCCAAGTCATGGGCTCCACTTTAATTACACTGCCATCAGAATCTTTACTCGGTCTGGGCCGCTTCGCCCCTAACGTCTCCATTGGTGCCTATGCTTTGCAGTTCGAGAAGCCGACGGTCACCAAAAATGATGGCACCTCGGTCGATGCCTATCTCGATGTGACTGACACTGTTGCAGCATGCGCAAGCGCCTGTGGATATCTCAACGAAAAGTTTTTCGATAGCCGTAAACCTTATATAACGACGACCACAGGCGGCGGTACGTCCTGGAGCAACGCAGCAGGGAAAGAATTCAGCTTCCCTATCAAGGTGCTAACCACTCTCAACGAGGGTGCCCTGCTTGCCGGTACGGACGACGTCGAACTGGAAGGCAGGACCACGATGGAAATCCACTATCTGTAA
- a CDS encoding DUF1120 domain-containing protein encodes MNNIQKISGFAFLLGLAGYACAATPAPATAALTLSAKIKAPACNATISGTVDHGSISRGSLNPTEFTFLPPKSIALQISCDMDTMLWVKVTDDNTGADMKPGGYLGMEFDVGAHPDQPPEAFLGLGKFADGVSVGAYALQFNEATVINNTAVSTTALIALSDRPRECTSSCGTAKEVVRSSSPYVSATVNESGSWRHPAGKEFTFPIKVATTLNKGSLLTGTTNIDLAGKATMEIYFL; translated from the coding sequence ATGAACAACATACAAAAAATCAGCGGATTCGCTTTTCTGCTGGGCCTCGCCGGTTACGCCTGCGCAGCAACGCCTGCGCCGGCTACCGCAGCACTCACTCTGAGCGCCAAAATCAAAGCCCCCGCGTGCAACGCAACCATCTCCGGCACGGTCGACCACGGCAGCATCTCACGCGGCTCGTTGAACCCCACAGAGTTTACTTTCCTGCCACCAAAATCTATCGCGCTACAAATTAGCTGCGATATGGATACCATGCTGTGGGTCAAGGTGACTGACGACAATACCGGGGCGGACATGAAGCCGGGTGGCTACCTGGGAATGGAATTCGATGTCGGCGCTCACCCGGATCAGCCGCCAGAAGCTTTTTTGGGCCTGGGCAAGTTCGCCGATGGCGTCTCCGTCGGAGCCTATGCTTTGCAATTCAACGAGGCAACGGTCATCAACAATACTGCCGTGAGTACTACCGCCCTTATTGCTTTATCTGACCGTCCCCGAGAGTGCACGAGTAGCTGTGGAACCGCGAAAGAGGTTGTCAGAAGCAGCTCGCCTTATGTATCGGCGACCGTCAACGAAAGTGGTTCCTGGCGCCACCCCGCAGGGAAAGAATTCACCTTCCCCATCAAGGTTGCCACCACACTCAACAAAGGCTCGCTTCTTACCGGCACCACGAACATCGATCTGGCAGGTAAAGCCACGATGGAAATCTACTTTTTGTAA
- a CDS encoding DUF1120 domain-containing protein: MKLRTQLFAATVLAAATASTYAASSVSLEVKGTLGTPACTIALDDSGVVTFDDIARTILSSTDPTGIGSKKINANVSCSGITLIALKVEDNRAASRPTAAMKFKFQPGGNGPDETNLQTTHYFSFSTDETTPVGLASFAIRVEKIKVDTVEIAGVRMGSDYAAMNGATYANFTHVKPSELVAPYAAGINVPSSGRDFVFPLEIAASVMSTYHIPSAAEIVLKGDATVSVVYL, encoded by the coding sequence ATGAAGCTCCGTACGCAACTCTTTGCCGCCACTGTTCTGGCCGCCGCCACCGCATCCACTTATGCAGCCAGTTCCGTCTCGCTGGAAGTCAAAGGTACACTCGGCACTCCCGCCTGCACCATCGCTCTGGACGACAGCGGCGTCGTTACATTCGACGATATTGCCCGCACCATACTCAGCTCCACCGACCCCACCGGTATCGGTTCGAAAAAAATCAACGCCAATGTGAGCTGCTCAGGCATCACGCTGATCGCGCTCAAGGTAGAAGACAACCGGGCAGCAAGCCGACCTACCGCTGCAATGAAGTTCAAATTCCAGCCTGGCGGCAATGGTCCTGACGAAACTAACCTGCAGACTACTCATTACTTCAGCTTCAGCACTGACGAGACCACTCCCGTGGGTTTAGCCTCTTTTGCGATACGCGTAGAAAAGATTAAAGTCGACACCGTGGAGATCGCAGGGGTAAGGATGGGAAGCGACTACGCCGCCATGAATGGCGCGACTTATGCCAACTTTACGCATGTGAAACCGTCCGAACTGGTGGCTCCTTACGCCGCCGGCATCAACGTGCCCAGCTCTGGCAGAGATTTCGTTTTTCCTCTTGAAATCGCGGCCTCCGTCATGTCCACCTATCACATCCCTTCCGCCGCCGAAATTGTGCTCAAAGGCGATGCCACGGTCTCCGTCGTCTATCTCTGA